Proteins from a genomic interval of Paenibacillus sp. FSL R5-0623:
- a CDS encoding aminoglycoside phosphotransferase family protein: MKNSVVNQAEQIASDFLLEKVTCSHHIIGKGFVNQVCLVETASHKVVVRMNDPDTYSTFVKEKWCIEQAASAGIPGPQTLSLGLTAEHAYMIQTYIEGDNGLDTTVPASVIWRKLGEYTKQFQSIPVAGFGREMPDHVQNEFYSPPHAGSDGSWQGYVQYNINSLTEQDSLIELGVITMKESQLVRQWFEQLKLQKFRFGLCHGDLSLKNIIVSSTGEVTLLDWGNAEVTVVPYGDIIQLMQCQLRGEGPDKVELKAFLEGYGTSTQEQERELNLASRVLLLKAFDTLRWAIDRSPDQIEFYTDLAKQAFNKVRRGQ; encoded by the coding sequence GTGAAAAATTCTGTAGTCAACCAAGCCGAACAGATTGCCAGTGATTTTTTGCTGGAAAAAGTAACATGCTCACATCATATCATCGGTAAAGGTTTTGTTAATCAGGTCTGCCTGGTGGAGACGGCAAGTCATAAAGTGGTTGTACGCATGAACGATCCAGATACATATTCTACCTTTGTGAAAGAAAAATGGTGCATCGAACAAGCGGCGAGTGCCGGTATTCCTGGGCCACAGACATTGTCCTTGGGGCTTACCGCTGAACATGCATATATGATTCAAACGTATATCGAAGGGGATAACGGATTAGACACGACCGTGCCTGCTTCCGTAATCTGGAGGAAACTTGGAGAGTACACAAAACAGTTTCAATCCATCCCGGTGGCTGGTTTCGGAAGGGAAATGCCCGATCACGTACAAAACGAATTTTACTCTCCCCCTCATGCAGGATCAGATGGCAGTTGGCAAGGATATGTGCAATACAATATCAATAGTCTCACGGAGCAAGATTCATTGATTGAGCTTGGTGTCATTACGATGAAGGAATCACAGCTCGTAAGGCAATGGTTCGAACAATTGAAATTGCAAAAGTTCCGCTTTGGTTTATGCCATGGTGATCTCTCCTTGAAGAATATCATCGTAAGTTCAACGGGTGAGGTTACCCTTCTGGACTGGGGGAATGCGGAGGTCACCGTCGTGCCGTATGGCGATATCATTCAACTCATGCAATGCCAGCTACGGGGTGAGGGTCCTGACAAGGTAGAATTGAAAGCGTTTTTAGAAGGCTATGGGACAAGTACACAAGAGCAAGAGCGCGAACTGAATCTAGCGAGCCGTGTATTGTTATTGAAAGCTTTTGATACCCTGAGGTGGGCCATAGATCGAAGTCCGGATCAGATCGAGTTCTACACTGATTTAGCCAAACAAGCTTTTAACAAGGTTAGGAGGGGCCAATAA
- a CDS encoding glycosyltransferase family 2 protein — protein sequence MRAPDQQRGEGRHGRNNKVNARNVVRRKGHSHLNIIPNISTHSDKSRSENNRNGSISSEKKADHRATQHNVSRSAMAVLHAAGRRSIRKSRHKGKSRRTAKGARLYKQGYTRGYNEGVRQGQSSFGLVFEGVSIIIPTYNQRDYVLKCVSSIEKHTPAPFEIIVVDNASKDGTAEAMRRKGGMVRVAALDQNRGFAGGVNHGLMMARGRHIIVLNNDTLVTPGWLDNMMTCLASDPKIGVVGPVTNYIGGDQQIEVPYREVEEMWSFAATHNRPDADKHRITDRLVGFCWLFSRELLERVGYLDEGYAVGNFEDDDWIIRVKLAGYQLAVAGDAFIHHFGSVSMKALGEQDFAVVNKDNEQFYSQKWGDPHALVAETSRLARQQTSGTPSGQQEDGDTNPMDPRQRISTQGSQDPALQFRHSYDFYPEGSFLSDAKGDVYTLTGGRRRKLNIPVPRGISPVQIAKPDLLAIPAGEALISAGDVQGWPRESQQVHTTAVHGSHNGWAEGSIVAAVDAPEIRYQISGDKRRRFVSVYAAERWGVHSGHIISVSAAQLNAMEEGWPIIAPPLLLNPDL from the coding sequence ATGAGAGCACCCGATCAACAGCGCGGGGAAGGACGTCATGGTCGTAACAACAAGGTTAATGCTCGAAACGTCGTCCGTCGAAAGGGTCATAGTCATCTGAACATCATTCCAAATATCAGCACTCACAGTGACAAGAGCCGCAGTGAAAACAACCGGAATGGCAGCATAAGCAGCGAAAAAAAAGCGGACCACCGTGCCACACAGCACAATGTCTCGCGATCTGCCATGGCAGTCCTGCATGCAGCAGGTCGTCGCTCAATACGGAAATCCAGACATAAAGGCAAGAGCAGGCGCACAGCCAAAGGCGCCAGGCTCTACAAACAGGGGTATACCAGAGGATACAACGAAGGTGTCCGCCAGGGACAGAGCTCGTTTGGTCTTGTTTTTGAAGGAGTTAGCATCATTATCCCCACGTACAATCAGCGAGACTATGTACTGAAATGTGTGTCCAGTATTGAAAAGCATACCCCTGCCCCCTTCGAGATCATTGTCGTGGATAATGCCTCCAAGGATGGAACTGCCGAGGCCATGCGCCGCAAAGGCGGCATGGTGAGGGTGGCTGCCCTGGATCAGAACCGGGGGTTTGCAGGAGGTGTCAATCATGGACTGATGATGGCGAGAGGAAGACATATCATCGTGCTGAACAACGATACGCTTGTTACTCCGGGCTGGCTGGATAACATGATGACTTGTCTTGCCAGTGATCCGAAGATTGGTGTGGTGGGTCCGGTGACCAACTATATTGGCGGGGATCAGCAGATTGAGGTTCCGTACCGTGAGGTAGAAGAGATGTGGTCTTTTGCCGCCACACATAATCGTCCGGATGCAGACAAACATCGAATAACCGATCGACTGGTCGGATTCTGCTGGCTGTTCTCACGGGAGCTGCTGGAACGGGTAGGTTATCTGGACGAAGGGTACGCGGTGGGCAATTTCGAAGATGATGACTGGATCATCCGGGTGAAGCTGGCAGGATACCAGCTTGCGGTAGCCGGGGATGCTTTTATCCACCACTTCGGAAGTGTCAGTATGAAAGCCTTGGGTGAGCAGGACTTTGCTGTAGTGAATAAGGATAACGAGCAGTTTTATAGCCAAAAGTGGGGAGATCCCCATGCGCTGGTTGCCGAAACCTCTCGCTTGGCTAGACAACAAACCTCTGGTACCCCATCCGGTCAACAAGAGGATGGTGACACAAACCCAATGGATCCGCGTCAGCGAATCTCAACGCAGGGCAGCCAAGATCCAGCATTACAGTTCAGACACAGTTATGACTTCTACCCGGAAGGTTCGTTTCTGTCCGATGCCAAAGGAGATGTCTATACTCTAACTGGCGGTCGGCGGCGTAAGCTGAACATCCCTGTACCTCGTGGAATATCTCCTGTTCAGATTGCCAAACCGGATCTGCTCGCCATTCCTGCCGGAGAAGCACTGATATCAGCGGGGGACGTGCAAGGATGGCCGAGGGAATCACAACAGGTGCATACGACAGCGGTTCATGGTTCTCACAATGGATGGGCAGAAGGAAGTATTGTTGCCGCAGTGGATGCACCCGAGATTCGATATCAGATCAGCGGAGACAAGCGGAGACGATTTGTTTCGGTCTATGCGGCAGAACGTTGGGGTGTACATTCTGGGCATATTATCAGCGTGTCTGCGGCCCAACTGAATGCGATGGAAGAAGGCTGGCCCATTATCGCCCCACCTCTGCTCTTGAACCCCGATCTGTAA
- a CDS encoding glutaredoxin family protein: MSSSTKKVVLWSKTGCHFCGEVKAFLTERNQPFEKIEVQGHDVLRDVLEAKYGIRHVPVIEVGGDGKFEALLEPDLEKLAELLARADEAAAV, encoded by the coding sequence ATGTCATCATCAACCAAAAAAGTCGTGCTGTGGAGCAAAACAGGCTGTCATTTCTGCGGGGAAGTGAAAGCATTTCTGACAGAGCGAAACCAGCCTTTTGAGAAGATTGAAGTGCAGGGTCATGACGTGCTGAGAGATGTGCTTGAAGCAAAATATGGCATTCGGCATGTACCCGTCATTGAAGTGGGAGGGGACGGCAAGTTTGAAGCCTTGCTGGAACCTGATCTGGAGAAGCTGGCTGAACTTCTGGCACGAGCGGACGAAGCGGCCGCAGTCTAA
- a CDS encoding glycosyltransferase: protein MKGRSGVVRRRRTTNRQTTAGRTVMNKRHRNNKHVDIQKTRRSRAKSGQVDLHLMWKAGQVAGSEAKANNTVSENHARLVWNAHAANVAELSNFELALKAGKAFMQGYAQASGHSFQIVPLPLRHSAATIVCACNEEHTLGQVLLQLKRLPLTDIIVVLNGTTDDSLKQVLRQPGLTVIYEPDRAGHDVGRALGAKMTDAETVLFVDGDMVVSAEQLAPFLFAVDRGQDVALNNLTSLLPAFAGQDEVSRIKAYLNRTLGRADLGSNSMTAVPHALSRRMIQTVKPASLAVPPKAQSLAIQHGMNVSAPSQVDVIRSNRLRPGNTGSGNDVAKLIIGDHLEALATLLGTGWNPAQAHTLSRVEVAYRRNA from the coding sequence ATGAAGGGACGTTCAGGGGTTGTCCGCCGCAGGCGGACGACAAATAGACAAACGACAGCCGGAAGAACAGTAATGAACAAGCGTCATAGGAACAATAAACATGTAGATATTCAAAAAACAAGAAGAAGCCGAGCAAAGTCTGGTCAAGTAGATCTGCACTTGATGTGGAAAGCGGGGCAAGTTGCAGGAAGCGAGGCAAAGGCAAACAATACAGTATCAGAAAACCATGCACGTCTCGTATGGAATGCACACGCGGCGAACGTTGCGGAGCTAAGCAACTTCGAGCTAGCTCTGAAGGCAGGTAAGGCATTTATGCAGGGTTATGCTCAGGCCTCGGGACATTCATTCCAGATCGTGCCACTCCCTCTTCGTCATTCGGCTGCTACCATTGTCTGTGCCTGTAATGAGGAACACACACTGGGGCAGGTGTTATTGCAACTCAAGCGGTTGCCTCTGACGGATATTATTGTGGTACTGAATGGAACGACAGATGACAGTTTGAAGCAGGTACTAAGGCAGCCGGGACTTACAGTAATCTATGAACCTGATCGGGCAGGACATGATGTCGGCCGGGCACTTGGAGCCAAGATGACGGATGCGGAGACGGTACTTTTTGTGGATGGAGATATGGTCGTCTCGGCTGAACAGCTTGCACCCTTTCTGTTCGCGGTTGATCGGGGACAGGATGTGGCGTTGAATAATCTGACGTCTTTGCTTCCTGCGTTTGCAGGGCAGGATGAGGTAAGCCGGATCAAAGCATATCTGAACCGAACATTAGGCAGGGCAGATCTGGGTTCCAATTCCATGACAGCTGTGCCTCATGCATTATCTCGTCGTATGATTCAGACCGTGAAGCCAGCATCACTGGCCGTTCCACCTAAAGCACAAAGTCTAGCTATTCAGCATGGAATGAACGTCTCGGCACCAAGTCAGGTGGATGTTATTCGTTCCAATCGGTTGCGCCCTGGTAACACGGGAAGTGGGAATGATGTCGCCAAATTGATCATCGGAGATCATCTGGAGGCACTGGCTACATTGCTGGGTACAGGTTGGAATCCAGCCCAGGCACATACACTCTCCCGTGTAGAAGTGGCTTACAGGAGGAACGCCTAA
- a CDS encoding ABC transporter permease has translation MVQTILSRLATSLLVIFGASVLVYCIMYLLPGDPVLLMLDPSSATPEMIENLRAQLGLDQPFYIQFANYFGDMLRGDFGKSMINSDPVLPKILEHFPATLALTALSSIIAITIGITLGVLSAIHRNGVIDFVARLVGLFGISMPTFWTGILLILLFSVQLGWFPAMGSDGFSSLVLPAATLGLVGAGFIVRMVRNSMLEVINEPFIVALRAKGLSERAIMYGHALRNALIPAVTVIGMLIGDLLAGTVVVETVFSRQGIGRIIADALMAKNLPVVQGVVFFTSIIYVVLNLLVDISYSYIDPRVRRAVRT, from the coding sequence ATGGTTCAAACGATACTGTCACGACTCGCAACATCGCTCCTGGTTATATTCGGAGCTTCGGTGCTGGTGTACTGCATCATGTATCTTCTGCCGGGTGATCCGGTTCTGCTCATGCTGGACCCGTCCTCGGCTACCCCGGAGATGATCGAGAATCTGCGGGCCCAGCTTGGACTGGATCAGCCGTTTTACATCCAGTTTGCGAACTATTTTGGTGATATGCTGCGTGGAGATTTCGGTAAATCGATGATCAATTCGGATCCGGTTTTGCCAAAAATACTGGAACATTTTCCAGCGACACTGGCTTTGACCGCACTCAGCTCAATCATTGCCATCACGATTGGAATTACACTTGGTGTATTGTCTGCGATTCATCGTAATGGCGTGATTGATTTTGTCGCCCGGCTCGTTGGACTGTTTGGCATTTCCATGCCAACCTTCTGGACGGGGATACTGCTCATCCTGTTATTCTCCGTACAGCTTGGCTGGTTCCCGGCCATGGGGTCCGACGGATTCAGCTCACTGGTTCTTCCGGCGGCTACGCTGGGTCTCGTGGGTGCAGGATTTATCGTTCGGATGGTGCGGAACAGCATGCTGGAAGTGATCAATGAACCGTTTATCGTGGCATTACGAGCCAAAGGACTTTCGGAGCGTGCCATCATGTATGGTCATGCACTGCGTAATGCGCTTATACCTGCTGTAACGGTAATCGGCATGCTGATTGGCGATCTGCTTGCGGGCACTGTTGTGGTGGAAACTGTCTTCTCCAGACAAGGAATCGGCCGAATTATTGCGGATGCGCTAATGGCCAAGAATCTGCCAGTGGTGCAAGGTGTCGTCTTCTTTACATCCATTATCTATGTGGTCTTGAATTTGCTAGTGGATATCTCGTATTCGTACATTGATCCCCGGGTTCGGCGTGCAGTCCGCACATGA
- a CDS encoding ABC transporter substrate-binding protein produces the protein MNRSISWMKYMALAAVLVMVLSGCGTAGGSTNGAAQASGGDQAGQAEGGNLTFALATSPDTLDPHRSGLAVTVRAIRTIYDNLVVQLPDGSIKPWLATEWSVSEDGKSYTFKLREGVKFHDGTPFNAEAVKYNLDRVIDPATKAANSLALIRPYSSSEVIDEYTIKVNLESPSQAFLGNLSQALLGIVSPTAAQKYGDQLGKNPVGTGPYTFVKWDENADIVVAKNKDYNWGPETVENKAAPHVDTITFKIVPEEATRIGSVQSSQVLAAETVPPQNVAALKNDPNQQLLQANTVGLPYTLFFNLRKAPWDDVKIRQAVQSAVDVESIVKTLYLGNYERAWSALSPGILGYNASLEGSINPDINKANQLLDEQGWVKGADGIRAKDGQKLTLRYVDGSPNREKRNDIAAIIQQQLKQVGIAVEVEITKDIATVIYQNWDYDLYGNSQVNSDPNALYAFYHTSAEGERPTLSGLSDPKIDELLEQGAVETDPDKRVEIYNQIQQYLIEQAVILPIYVFPYTVAASKKVEGIKFDSLGYPLFNDVRIQP, from the coding sequence ATGAACAGGTCTATCTCATGGATGAAATATATGGCATTGGCAGCAGTATTGGTGATGGTATTATCCGGTTGCGGAACGGCGGGAGGAAGCACGAACGGTGCGGCACAGGCATCAGGCGGGGATCAGGCCGGGCAAGCCGAAGGAGGCAACCTGACTTTTGCACTTGCAACTTCACCGGATACGCTGGACCCTCATCGCAGTGGGCTTGCTGTAACGGTGCGTGCCATCCGGACGATCTACGACAATCTGGTCGTGCAGCTGCCTGATGGTTCCATCAAACCTTGGCTTGCCACGGAATGGAGCGTATCTGAGGACGGCAAGAGTTATACGTTCAAGCTGCGTGAAGGTGTGAAGTTCCATGATGGTACACCGTTTAATGCGGAAGCGGTGAAATACAATCTGGACCGGGTGATCGACCCAGCCACCAAAGCTGCCAATTCTCTGGCCCTGATTAGACCCTATAGCTCCTCCGAAGTCATTGATGAATATACCATCAAGGTAAATCTGGAATCACCATCGCAAGCCTTTCTCGGCAACTTGAGCCAGGCGCTGCTGGGGATCGTATCCCCTACGGCTGCCCAAAAATATGGCGACCAGCTGGGGAAAAATCCGGTGGGCACAGGCCCGTATACCTTTGTGAAATGGGATGAAAATGCGGATATCGTCGTTGCCAAAAACAAGGATTACAACTGGGGACCTGAGACGGTTGAAAATAAAGCCGCGCCCCATGTGGATACGATCACATTCAAAATTGTACCGGAAGAAGCGACGCGCATCGGAAGTGTTCAGAGTAGTCAGGTACTCGCTGCCGAGACGGTTCCCCCGCAAAATGTTGCTGCATTGAAAAACGATCCGAACCAGCAACTGTTGCAGGCCAACACAGTTGGGTTACCATACACACTCTTTTTCAATCTGCGCAAAGCGCCTTGGGATGATGTGAAAATAAGGCAGGCGGTACAATCCGCCGTAGATGTGGAATCGATTGTCAAAACATTGTATCTGGGCAACTACGAACGTGCGTGGTCCGCACTGTCTCCTGGAATCCTGGGTTATAATGCATCGCTGGAAGGAAGCATCAACCCGGACATCAACAAAGCCAATCAGTTGCTGGACGAACAAGGCTGGGTGAAAGGTGCTGATGGTATTCGTGCCAAAGACGGGCAGAAGCTGACCCTGCGTTATGTCGATGGTTCGCCCAATCGGGAGAAACGCAATGACATTGCTGCCATTATCCAGCAACAGTTGAAACAGGTTGGCATTGCCGTTGAAGTCGAGATTACAAAAGACATTGCAACAGTCATCTATCAGAACTGGGATTATGATCTCTATGGCAACAGTCAGGTCAATTCCGATCCGAATGCCTTGTACGCTTTTTATCATACGAGCGCAGAGGGCGAGCGTCCGACATTGTCCGGTTTGTCTGATCCGAAGATCGATGAACTGTTAGAGCAGGGAGCGGTCGAGACGGATCCCGATAAACGTGTGGAGATCTATAATCAGATCCAACAATATCTGATTGAGCAAGCGGTAATCTTGCCAATCTATGTGTTCCCGTATACCGTCGCAGCATCCAAAAAGGTCGAAGGCATCAAGTTCGATTCGCTGGGGTATCCACTCTTTAACGACGTCCGCATTCAGCCTTAA
- a CDS encoding glycosyltransferase family 2 protein — protein sequence MTLTSMIIPTYNGLDLIRPCIDAIRQYSGDPASYEIIVVDNGSTDGTAEYCALERIRFVRFPDNRGFPAACNAGLRAACGDELLLLNNDVTVTPRWLENLRTALYSDASIGITGPVTNYASGIQQIELAFRDMEHFQELAHSNNIADSSRWREVRRIVGLCMLMKRDVVESVGLLDEAYSPGHYEDDDYCYRARLQGYRLLVCGDVLVHHQGSASFQKTDPVAWKQLLERNRSIFMNKWHVDPLEYMDISDEGGNVE from the coding sequence ATGACACTGACGAGTATGATTATCCCAACTTACAATGGCCTGGATCTGATCAGGCCCTGCATCGATGCCATACGTCAATACTCGGGCGATCCTGCGTCATATGAAATTATCGTGGTAGATAACGGTTCGACGGATGGAACGGCTGAATATTGTGCGCTGGAGCGAATTCGATTTGTAAGGTTCCCGGACAATCGGGGGTTTCCGGCAGCGTGTAATGCTGGACTTCGTGCAGCTTGCGGGGATGAGCTGTTGCTGTTGAACAATGATGTTACGGTCACGCCCCGTTGGCTGGAGAACCTGCGAACGGCTCTGTACAGTGACGCAAGCATTGGGATCACGGGTCCTGTTACGAATTATGCAAGCGGCATCCAGCAGATTGAACTGGCGTTTCGGGACATGGAACATTTTCAGGAGTTAGCCCATTCCAATAATATTGCGGATTCTTCAAGGTGGAGGGAAGTACGCCGGATCGTTGGTCTGTGCATGCTGATGAAACGAGATGTCGTGGAATCGGTTGGACTGCTTGACGAGGCATATTCTCCGGGACACTATGAGGATGACGATTATTGTTATAGAGCAAGATTGCAGGGATATCGCCTGCTGGTATGTGGAGATGTTCTCGTGCATCATCAGGGAAGTGCCAGCTTCCAGAAGACAGATCCGGTAGCGTGGAAACAGCTGCTTGAGCGTAATCGTTCGATTTTTATGAACAAATGGCATGTCGATCCGCTTGAATATATGGACATATCCGATGAAGGAGGGAACGTGGAATGA
- a CDS encoding LLM class flavin-dependent oxidoreductase — protein MTAKRSLKFGAIIHGVGGSNTTWRHPEVLSDASVNFGFYKRQALKAEEGKFDLVFIADGLYITEKSIPHFLNRFEPISILSALAAVTSRIGLVGTLSTSYSDPFTVARQFGSLDQISDGRAGWNVVTSPLEGTAKNYSKSSHPTHPERYRIAAEYLQVTKGLWDSWEDDAFVRDKESGVFFDPSKLHTLNHEGEFFSVQGPLNIARSRQGQPVIFQAGSSEDGKTLAAQEADAVFTGHDTIEDAQAFYKDVKTRAASYGRSAQDIVILPGINPIVGRTEEEAEQKYQEIASLVTIDKALDYLGRFFEHHDFSQYPLDEPFPELNGIGSNSFRSGTDKIKKDAKEQGLTLREVALRAATPRSKFLGTPEQVADKIQEWFETEAADGFIIASELPSGLSDFVELVVPILQERGLYRTDYEHDTLRGNLGVQIPVNRYTAAKKQVVSDLA, from the coding sequence ATGACAGCGAAACGCAGTTTGAAATTTGGAGCCATTATTCATGGGGTTGGAGGAAGCAACACCACATGGAGACACCCGGAGGTTCTGTCGGATGCCAGCGTTAACTTTGGATTCTACAAACGTCAGGCACTGAAAGCGGAGGAAGGCAAGTTTGATCTGGTCTTTATCGCAGACGGTCTGTATATTACCGAGAAATCCATTCCCCATTTCCTGAATCGCTTCGAACCAATCAGTATCCTCTCCGCTTTGGCTGCCGTTACTTCACGTATTGGACTGGTAGGCACCCTCTCGACATCCTATAGTGATCCGTTCACCGTAGCGAGACAGTTCGGTTCCCTCGATCAGATCAGTGATGGCCGTGCAGGCTGGAACGTCGTGACTTCTCCGCTGGAAGGTACAGCGAAGAACTATAGCAAGAGCAGTCACCCTACGCATCCGGAACGTTATCGCATTGCCGCGGAATATTTACAGGTAACCAAAGGGTTGTGGGACTCTTGGGAAGATGATGCCTTTGTAAGAGACAAAGAGAGCGGTGTATTCTTCGATCCATCCAAGCTGCACACGCTTAATCATGAAGGAGAATTTTTCTCCGTACAAGGTCCGCTCAATATTGCCCGTTCACGGCAAGGACAGCCGGTGATTTTCCAGGCAGGTTCATCGGAGGATGGCAAAACGCTGGCGGCACAAGAAGCGGATGCTGTATTTACCGGACACGATACGATTGAAGATGCACAGGCATTCTATAAGGATGTGAAAACACGGGCGGCTTCCTATGGACGTTCTGCACAGGATATTGTTATTCTGCCAGGCATCAATCCCATTGTTGGACGGACGGAAGAGGAAGCGGAACAGAAATATCAGGAGATTGCAAGCCTGGTTACCATTGATAAAGCGCTGGATTATTTGGGACGTTTCTTCGAACACCATGATTTCTCCCAATATCCGCTGGATGAACCGTTCCCGGAGCTGAATGGCATTGGAAGCAACAGTTTCCGCAGTGGAACTGACAAGATCAAGAAGGATGCCAAGGAGCAGGGATTGACCTTGCGTGAAGTGGCTCTGCGGGCAGCAACACCGCGCAGCAAATTCCTGGGCACACCGGAGCAGGTTGCTGACAAGATTCAGGAATGGTTCGAGACGGAAGCAGCGGATGGTTTCATTATTGCTTCGGAGCTGCCAAGTGGGTTGTCTGATTTCGTGGAACTGGTTGTGCCGATTCTGCAAGAACGCGGCCTGTATCGTACGGACTATGAACACGATACTTTACGGGGGAACCTTGGGGTACAGATTCCGGTTAACCGTTATACGGCTGCGAAGAAGCAAGTTGTATCTGATTTGGCATAA
- a CDS encoding GT-D fold domain-containing glycosyltransferase — MQAEAVPGGYAEGYRDGVFAGGEALVAQHIPPDHILPAVAAADLIAAGFRQYAPSLARLSSPHEMAGHITAALDAQRPLSVVRLGDGELLTLAADTVLPGQEVQELAPFLPYAGVPCSTPDIRAMLAEAIQAADWVGVPISRAPTFQGLLFPVLRHFGIDWSRLKLTSSTINYSLHQSGLVLPLLQGRRVLLIGSQAPELAALLHNRGIHVTGIIGSVAGVMDIPRVMQQTAEHAFDIALVAAGIPAVILCRRIAGELGKVALDFGHLADKLVTGELQL; from the coding sequence GTGCAGGCGGAGGCCGTGCCCGGCGGCTACGCCGAGGGCTACCGCGACGGCGTATTCGCCGGCGGGGAGGCGCTGGTGGCGCAGCACATCCCGCCGGATCACATTCTGCCAGCCGTGGCGGCGGCAGATCTGATCGCGGCGGGATTCCGCCAATACGCGCCCAGCCTGGCCCGGCTGTCCAGCCCTCATGAGATGGCTGGACACATTACAGCGGCGCTGGATGCGCAGCGCCCCTTGTCTGTCGTTCGCCTCGGAGATGGCGAACTGCTCACCCTGGCAGCCGATACGGTGCTGCCAGGCCAGGAAGTGCAGGAGCTGGCACCGTTTCTGCCCTATGCAGGGGTGCCATGCTCAACCCCAGACATCCGCGCGATGCTTGCGGAAGCCATACAGGCCGCCGACTGGGTTGGCGTGCCGATCTCGCGGGCGCCGACCTTCCAGGGGCTGTTATTCCCGGTATTGCGCCACTTCGGGATCGACTGGTCCCGGCTGAAATTGACCAGTTCGACGATCAATTACAGTCTGCATCAGTCCGGCCTGGTGTTGCCCTTGCTGCAAGGACGGCGGGTTCTGCTCATAGGCAGCCAGGCACCAGAGCTTGCGGCACTGCTGCATAACCGGGGGATTCATGTCACAGGCATCATTGGTTCTGTGGCAGGAGTCATGGATATTCCGAGGGTGATGCAGCAAACTGCAGAACATGCTTTTGATATCGCGTTGGTGGCGGCGGGAATTCCGGCGGTCATTCTGTGTCGGCGAATTGCAGGTGAACTCGGCAAGGTCGCTTTGGATTTTGGACATTTGGCTGACAAACTGGTAACAGGAGAGCTTCAACTCTAG
- a CDS encoding sugar phosphate nucleotidyltransferase, which produces MKGVILAGGTGTRLYPLTRLINKHLLPVGKHPMIMYGIDRLRQAGIDDLLIVINKHSAGLYTDYLGGGADHGVKLTYRIQEKAGGIAEALDLATTFILPGEKFVVLLGDNLFSDDLKPYVDRYMQQPAGTARVLLKEVDDARRYGVPVFDPKHPERISYIEEKPSQPKTSYCVTGIYMYDDHVFNLIRNIAPSARGELEITDVNNHYASAGGLEYDILQKYWSDAGTFDSLQEAAVRMKGQLP; this is translated from the coding sequence ATGAAAGGTGTAATTCTTGCCGGCGGAACAGGAACTAGACTGTATCCGCTGACCCGGCTCATTAACAAACATCTGCTTCCAGTCGGTAAACATCCGATGATTATGTATGGCATCGACAGGCTCCGCCAGGCAGGCATTGATGATCTATTGATTGTGATCAACAAACATTCCGCCGGGTTATATACAGATTATCTTGGTGGCGGAGCGGATCATGGGGTGAAGTTGACTTATCGCATTCAGGAAAAGGCAGGCGGAATTGCGGAAGCGTTGGATCTGGCGACCACTTTTATCCTTCCTGGAGAAAAATTCGTTGTGCTTCTCGGAGATAATCTCTTCAGCGATGATCTGAAGCCTTATGTGGACCGTTACATGCAGCAACCTGCTGGTACAGCGCGAGTTCTGCTCAAAGAGGTGGATGATGCACGACGTTACGGGGTGCCTGTTTTTGATCCAAAGCATCCAGAGCGAATCTCGTACATCGAGGAGAAGCCAAGCCAGCCGAAAACCTCTTATTGTGTGACGGGCATATACATGTATGACGATCATGTATTTAACCTGATTCGCAACATTGCTCCGTCTGCGCGCGGAGAACTTGAAATTACGGATGTGAATAATCACTACGCATCTGCTGGTGGATTGGAATACGACATTTTGCAGAAATACTGGAGTGATGCAGGTACATTTGATTCGCTCCAGGAAGCAGCTGTCCGCATGAAAGGACAATTGCCCTAA